GCGAGGGCGGGGATGAAGCCGGGCGTCGCGGAGATCCCCCCGAAATCCCCGCCCCCCGAGGCGTACGTTTCCCGCACCGCCGCAAGGATCGCCGCCGCCATCCTCGCCGGCGGGAGTTCCGCGGGGAAGATCCCCCGATGCTTCAGCAGCCGCACGGCGAAGTCGTACAGCGTCATCACGGAAGCGCCGGCGAAGACGGAGGCAAGGCCGGGAACCGACGCCAGGCGCTTCAGGAGGTGCTCCCGGAGTTCGTTGGACGGTACAAGGAGAACGTGCTCCAGCGAAGGGTCCCGCCCGGCGTGGCCGAAATATCGCCCGATCAGCCGTTCCTCGAGCGCGGGGAACGGTCCGGCGTACAGTCGCGAGATGGCGGGGAGCCGGTCCGGCATATCCCTATTGTATCCCCGCACCCGGCCTTGTCATCGTCCCACCCGCGGGGGAAAATGGGGGAGGAGGAAACGCGGATGCCGTCGCCCACGAAAGAGTTCACCCGGGCGCAGTTCGGACGGGTGGCGTCGAACTACCGGTGCAGCGCCGACCACACGGACATGGAGGACCTGGACCTCCTCTTCACGGGCCTCGCCCTCGACCCGGCGCACCGGGTCCTCGACGTGGCGACCGGCGGGGGGCACACCGCGGCGGCCCTCGCGGGGGGATGCGGCCGGGTGGTGGCATCGGACCTGACCCCCTCGATGCTGCGGGAGGCGCGGGTGCTGGCATCGGAGCGCCGGGCCGGCAACGTCGTCTTCGCGGCCGCCGACGCCGAGGCGCTCCCGTTCCGGGACGCCGCCTTCGACCGGGTGACGTGCCGCATCGCGCCGCACCATTTCCCCGACGTTCGGGCCGCGCTGTCCGAGATGGCCCGGGTGACCCGCCCCGGCGGGCGGATCGGCATCATCGACAGCGTGGTCCCCGGCGGACCGTCCCTTGACGCCTTCCTGAACGGGGTCGAGAAGGTGCGCGACCCGTCGCACGTGCGCAGCTACCGCGTCGAGGAATGGCTCGAGTTCTTCGCGGGGGCGGGACTACTCCTCCTGCAGGCCGGCTCCCTGTGGAAAACCCACGCCTTCCCCGAATGGGTGACGCGGACGGGCCGTCCCAAGGCGGTGCAATGGGAGGTCGAGACGATCTTCCTCTCCGCCTTTCCGCTCGCGCGGGAGACGTTCCGCATCCGCACCGAAGAGGGCCGGGTCGTCTCCTACTCCGACGAGAAGGCGATCTTCGTCGCAAAGAAACCCGGGAGCTCCCCCGGGTAGTTCCCGATGGCCGCCCCGAAACTGCATCGGAACGTCGTCGCCCTCGGACTGGTGAGCCTGCTCACCGACCTGTCGAGCGAGATGATCTACCCGCTCCTGCCGGTCTTCCTCACCGTCACCCTGGCCGCCGGCCCCGCCGTCCTCGGACTGATCGAGGGGGTCGCGGAGACGACGGCGAGCCTGCTGAAGCTCTTCTCCGGCGCCTGGTCCGACCGGACGGGGAGGAAGAAACCGCTGGTGCTCGCCGGGTACGGTCTCTCCACTCTCGCCCGGCCGCTGGTCGGTTTCGCCACCGGATGGGGACACGTCCTCGCCGTGCGGTTCTGCGACCGGATCGGGAAAGGGGTGCGGACCTCCCCGAGGGACGCGCTGGTCGCCGCGTACGTCCCCGCCGCGCGGCGGGGAAAGGCGTTCGGGCTGCAGCGGTCGATGGATCACCTCGGGGCGGTGCTCGGGCCCGTGGCGGCGTTCCTCCTCCTGGCGGGCGGGATCTCCCTTCGCTCCGTCTTCCTCCTGTCGATCATCCCGGGCCTGGCCGCCGTCGCCGTCCTCGCGCTCCTGGTGCGCGAC
This portion of the Deltaproteobacteria bacterium genome encodes:
- a CDS encoding methyltransferase domain-containing protein; its protein translation is MPSPTKEFTRAQFGRVASNYRCSADHTDMEDLDLLFTGLALDPAHRVLDVATGGGHTAAALAGGCGRVVASDLTPSMLREARVLASERRAGNVVFAAADAEALPFRDAAFDRVTCRIAPHHFPDVRAALSEMARVTRPGGRIGIIDSVVPGGPSLDAFLNGVEKVRDPSHVRSYRVEEWLEFFAGAGLLLLQAGSLWKTHAFPEWVTRTGRPKAVQWEVETIFLSAFPLARETFRIRTEEGRVVSYSDEKAIFVAKKPGSSPG